The Streptomyces sp. NBC_00236 DNA window GTTCCAGGCCGGCGGCCCGCACGCCCAGGACCGCGGTCTGGAGGCGGTGGCGTACGCGTACGAGGAGCAGATGCGCGCGCCCCGGAGCGCCGACTGGTCGAAGCCGCAGGGCAAGCGCGACCCGATCGACCTGCACAAGACGTTCACCGCGGCCGGACGTGGCATCTCCCTGCTGATCGGCTGCAACACCTTCCCCACGTGGAACGGCTACCCGGGCCTCTTCGCCTCCCTGGCCACCGGCAACCCGGTCCTGGTCAAGCCGCACCCCCGGGCAGTACTCCCGCTGGCCCTGACCGTGCAGGTGGCGCGTGAGGTCCTCACGGAAGCGGGCTTCGACCCCAACCTGGCAGCGCTGGCCGCCGAGCGTCCGGGCGAGGGCATCGCCAAGACCCTGGCGGTCCGTCCGGAGATCCGGATCATCGACTACACCGGCTCCACCGCGTTCGGTGACTGGCTGGAGGCCAACGCCCGCCAGGCCCAGGTGTACACGGAGAAGGCCGGCGTCAACACGATCGTCGTCGACTCCACGGACGACTACCGCGGCATGCTGGCCAACCTGGCGTTCTCGCTCTCCCTCTACAGCGGCCAGATGTGCACCACCCCGCAGAACCTCCTGATCCCCCGGGACGGCATCACGACGGATGTCGGCGACAAGTCGTACGACGACGTGGTCACGGACATCGCCGCCGCGGTCACCGGACTTCTCGGCGACGACGCCCGGGCGAACGGCCTGCTCGGCGCCCTGGTCAACCCGGACGTGAAGGCCCGCCTGGAGGCGGCCGCACAGCTGGGCGAGGTGGCACTGCCTTCACGGGAGGTGACCAACCCGGACTTCCCCGAGGCAGTCGTCCGTACCCCGCTGATCGTCAAGCTCGACGGCAGCAAGCCAGACGAGGACTCGCCCTGTCTGGCGGAGTGCTTCGGCCCGGTCTCGTTCGCGGTCGCCGTCGAGTCGACGGCGGAGGCGGTGGAACTGCTGCGCCGCACGATCCGCGACAAGGGCGCGATGACGGTCGGCGCGTACACCACCTCACCGGAGGTGGAGCGTGCGGTGGAGGACGTCTGCCTGGACGAGTCGGCCCAGCTCTCCCTGAATCTGACCGGCGGGGTGTACGTCAACCAGACGGCGGCGTTCTCCGATTTCCACGGCTCGGGAGGAAACCCGGCGGCGAACGCGGCCCTGTGCGACGGCGCTTTCGTGTCCAACCGCTTCCGCACCCTGGAAGTCCGCCGCCAACGCTGAACCCCGCAGATCCAGCCCCTCCGGCGTTGAGGAGCGGGGGTCCGGGGGCGGAGCCCCCGGTTACGGGAAGGGGCGGGGAGGGGACAAGTCCCGCCGCAGGCGCACCCCACCCTTCCCGCACACCCGCGCCCGCCGGGCCACCCAGGGCGCCGGGTGCCCCGGGCGGCCCAGGGGCCGGAGCCCTACGCCCCGCCCCCCGGAATATCCGCATACCGCTGCACCCACGCATGCATCGCAATCGCCGCCGCGGCCCCCGCGTTGATGGACCGCGTCGACCCGAACTGCGCGATCGAGCACACCATCGAGGCGTGCTTGCGGGCCTCCTCCGTCAGCCCCGGCCCCTCCTGCCCGAAGAGCAGCACACACCGCCGCGGCAGCTCGGTCCGCTCCAGCGGAACCGCGCCCGGAAGGTTGTCGATGCCGATGATCGGCAGCCCTTCGGCCGCCGCCCAGGCGGTCAGATCCGCGGTGTCCGGGTGGTGACGGACATGCTGGTAACGGTCGGTGACCATCGCTCCGCGACGGTTCCAGCGCCGCCGCCCCACGATGTGCACCTCCTTGGCGAGGAAGGCGTTCGCGGTGCGTACGACGGAACCGATGTTGAAGTCGTGGCCCCAGTTCTCCACCGCCACATGAAAGTCGTGCCGCCGCAGGTCGAGATCGGCGACGATCGCCTCCCGGGTCCAGTAGCGGTACTCATCGCCCACATTGCGCCGGTCGCCGTGGGCGAGCAGCTCGGGGTCGTACCGCTCGCCCACGGGCCACGGCAGCGGATGCGGCCCGACGCCGATCTCCGTACCGAACCCCTCGTCGTACTGCGCGGCATCGTCCGTCGCCGACGCCGCGGACGGGTCGGCCACCCCACCCGCACCATCGGTGCTGCCTGTACTGCCTGTCTCGCTGCTCACCCGACGAGCGTATGGCCCTCACCGTCACGGCGCTGCGGTGCCTCCCGGTCCTGCGGACCTTCCTGCGCTCCTTCCTGGGCCACGGCGGCCGCACCGTCCCGCGGCCCCGGCACCTTGCCGCGCCGGCGCAGGAGCAGATCCCGGCCGTGCGCCGCCCGCCCTTCGAGCCACATCAGGAAGACGGTCGGCAGGAAGACGGCATCCGCGGCGATCATGGCCATCGAGAAGAAGGGGAGCCCCAGCAGCAGGGCGATACCCGCGTGCTCGCAGATCATCAGGACGAGCAGCACGTTCTTGACGCGCCGGTTGAACAGCGTGAAGGGGAAGGCGACCTGCACGGCGACGGTGGCGTACGTCAGCACCATCACCATCACGCCGCTCGACGCGAGCAGGTCGGAGAGACCGGGCCACGGGGTGAAGTAGTCGAGATTGAGCGGGTAATAGAGCGCCGTGCCGTCCTGCCAGCGCGACCCCTGGATCTTGTACCAGCCCGCGGTCGCGTAGATCATGCAGACCTCGGCCATGATCACGACGAGTGTGGCGTTGTGGGCGAGGTTGGCGATGACGTCGAGCAGAGTGCGCGGCTCGCCGTCCGGTGCGTACCGGTTCACCGCCCACCAGGCGCCGTGGCCGATCCACAGGATCCAGAAGAGGGCCGGCAGCCAGGTGGTCCCGCCCAGGCTGTCCGTGACCGTGGCGCCGCAGAGTACCGCCCCGAAGGCCACCCACAGCAGCGGACCGGCCACACCCGCACCGCCCGGTGCGGAGTCCGCGCCGGGCGAACGCCGCACACGGCGGGCGTCCAGGGACCAGACCTGACCGCATCGCGTCAGTACCAGGTAGATCGCCATCAGGTGGATGACGTTGTCGCCGCCGTCGCCCATGAAGATGCTGCGGTTCTGCAGGGAGAGCACGCCGACCATGAAGAGGACGGACATGGCCCGGGTGTGCCAGCCAACCATCAGCAGGGCGGAGGCGACCAGCGCGAGCACGTACACGATCTCGAACCAGACAGCGCTGTCCGACCACATCAGCGTGGTGAAGGCCTGGTTGCCGGAGATGAGCTGCTGTGCCATGTCCCAGCGCCACGGGGCCTCGGGGCCGTACATCTCGTGCCGGTGCGGAATCTCGCGCAGCAGGAACAGGAAGTACGTGGCGGAGATGCCGATCCGGATGACGGCGCTCTGGTACGGCCCCAGGGAAGCGGCCGTGGCGCGCTGGATGCCGCGGGCGAGCATGTGGTCGGAGCCGGGTGTGCTCACTGGTCCGCCTCCTTGGAGGTGGCCGAGCCCTCGGGGAGATCGGCCGCGGTGACGGTCCACCAGGGCAGTACCCGGTAGGACGGCCTGGTGCTGATCTTCTCGCTGCTCCACGCGGGGGCCGCCACGGAGCGGGTCTCGGACCGGACCTGGATTCTCAGGACGTCGCCGCCGTAGTCGTGCTCACTGAGGCGCAGCATCACGATGCGCCGAATGTACTGCTCGGAGAGTTTGCCGCGCAGTCCGTTGGCCCGGTTCTGGCTGTCGTGCGAGCCGAGATAGAAGTCCCAGCCCCGGCGGAGTTCGTTCTGCTGGACATGGCTGGGCAGCAGATTGCCGCGTATCGCCTTGCGGTCCTCGCCCGACAGGCTCATCCAGGGGGTGGTCCGCCGCTTGTCGGGGCCGGATATCTCGGCGCGCACGTGCACGGCGATGTTCTGCTGCAGGGGATTGGGCGCGAAGAGCTTCCAGTTCTGCTC harbors:
- the paaN gene encoding phenylacetic acid degradation protein PaaN, which produces MAAELSPHLLSERHRPTLDRALDAIRTRAYWSPHPEHPKAYGEGGAPGSLGAAEGKAAFDAVLHTRLDLDQPGTDGWTGGEISPYGPELAVEYPHADLDVLLPAMRAGMPAWREAGPETRALVCLEILARISARTHEFGHAVMHTSGQAFMMAFQAGGPHAQDRGLEAVAYAYEEQMRAPRSADWSKPQGKRDPIDLHKTFTAAGRGISLLIGCNTFPTWNGYPGLFASLATGNPVLVKPHPRAVLPLALTVQVAREVLTEAGFDPNLAALAAERPGEGIAKTLAVRPEIRIIDYTGSTAFGDWLEANARQAQVYTEKAGVNTIVVDSTDDYRGMLANLAFSLSLYSGQMCTTPQNLLIPRDGITTDVGDKSYDDVVTDIAAAVTGLLGDDARANGLLGALVNPDVKARLEAAAQLGEVALPSREVTNPDFPEAVVRTPLIVKLDGSKPDEDSPCLAECFGPVSFAVAVESTAEAVELLRRTIRDKGAMTVGAYTTSPEVERAVEDVCLDESAQLSLNLTGGVYVNQTAAFSDFHGSGGNPAANAALCDGAFVSNRFRTLEVRRQR
- a CDS encoding TrmH family RNA methyltransferase; translation: MSSETGSTGSTDGAGGVADPSAASATDDAAQYDEGFGTEIGVGPHPLPWPVGERYDPELLAHGDRRNVGDEYRYWTREAIVADLDLRRHDFHVAVENWGHDFNIGSVVRTANAFLAKEVHIVGRRRWNRRGAMVTDRYQHVRHHPDTADLTAWAAAEGLPIIGIDNLPGAVPLERTELPRRCVLLFGQEGPGLTEEARKHASMVCSIAQFGSTRSINAGAAAAIAMHAWVQRYADIPGGGA
- a CDS encoding HTTM domain-containing protein; translation: MSTPGSDHMLARGIQRATAASLGPYQSAVIRIGISATYFLFLLREIPHRHEMYGPEAPWRWDMAQQLISGNQAFTTLMWSDSAVWFEIVYVLALVASALLMVGWHTRAMSVLFMVGVLSLQNRSIFMGDGGDNVIHLMAIYLVLTRCGQVWSLDARRVRRSPGADSAPGGAGVAGPLLWVAFGAVLCGATVTDSLGGTTWLPALFWILWIGHGAWWAVNRYAPDGEPRTLLDVIANLAHNATLVVIMAEVCMIYATAGWYKIQGSRWQDGTALYYPLNLDYFTPWPGLSDLLASSGVMVMVLTYATVAVQVAFPFTLFNRRVKNVLLVLMICEHAGIALLLGLPFFSMAMIAADAVFLPTVFLMWLEGRAAHGRDLLLRRRGKVPGPRDGAAAVAQEGAQEGPQDREAPQRRDGEGHTLVG
- a CDS encoding DUF5819 family protein, which produces MDSYDDKGVGGGVSGSVDGGIDGGVSEGDGSGAGPDARTVPEPRAGMAGLSFPYQVVAAVALSVIGLIACVQLAMVFLHVAPSNTLTKQHGEAVDQWIYPEFEQNWKLFAPNPLQQNIAVHVRAEISGPDKRRTTPWMSLSGEDRKAIRGNLLPSHVQQNELRRGWDFYLGSHDSQNRANGLRGKLSEQYIRRIVMLRLSEHDYGGDVLRIQVRSETRSVAAPAWSSEKISTRPSYRVLPWWTVTAADLPEGSATSKEADQ